One Bradyrhizobium sp. ISRA464 genomic window carries:
- the qatB gene encoding Qat anti-phage system associated protein QatB: protein MTKRADRTRYFARRSHRSRHDYRGIACEDGGGKLGRIDFLIHGPRGDAPDLSRCLGHYVPSGYGGSNITTGRFGGTTQTAGSLGHAFYRGRRGARSALTGRSTEEIATAIIEAVKPVDGTLDAEAERASIHDAMSELLAEYPDADLLDLSDDERKFVIEKFTAIDVAQRFALDVGKHLLERAPTAAVAMARREQMRAYIAETVAASFRNLKSAGGTLTTGRVARVVQAALGRARACVNEHRRNHQHRACRRSP from the coding sequence TTGACAAAGCGGGCGGACCGAACGCGTTACTTCGCGCGTCGCAGCCACCGATCACGGCACGACTACCGTGGGATTGCTTGCGAGGACGGCGGCGGCAAGCTTGGCCGGATCGACTTTCTTATCCACGGCCCACGCGGCGACGCTCCCGATCTGAGCCGCTGTCTCGGGCACTACGTCCCTAGCGGATACGGCGGATCGAACATCACGACCGGACGCTTCGGCGGCACTACTCAGACGGCGGGATCGCTCGGACATGCGTTCTACCGCGGCCGGCGCGGCGCACGCTCCGCGCTCACCGGTCGCTCGACGGAGGAGATCGCCACTGCGATCATCGAAGCGGTCAAACCCGTCGACGGTACGCTGGACGCCGAAGCCGAGCGCGCCTCGATCCACGACGCGATGTCCGAGCTGCTGGCGGAATACCCGGACGCGGATCTGCTCGATCTCTCGGACGACGAGCGCAAGTTTGTCATCGAGAAGTTCACCGCCATCGACGTCGCCCAACGCTTCGCGTTGGATGTCGGCAAGCACCTGCTCGAGAGAGCGCCGACCGCGGCCGTTGCAATGGCGCGCCGCGAGCAGATGAGGGCCTACATCGCCGAGACAGTCGCCGCTTCGTTCCGCAACCTGAAGTCCGCTGGAGGCACCCTCACGACCGGGCGCGTCGCACGCGTCGTTCAGGCCGCGCTTGGGCGAGCCAGAGCCTGTGTAAACGAACATAGGCGCAATCATCAGCATCGAGCTTGTCGACGTTCTCCTTGA
- the rlmJ gene encoding 23S rRNA (adenine(2030)-N(6))-methyltransferase RlmJ codes for MNYRHEFHAGNHSEVFKHALLCALIDRLQLKPRPICVVDTHAGSGLYDLESPEAAMTGEADRGIRLVYPKRTRALQRYLGVVEHFNPDRLRFYPGSPAIVRHMLRRDDRLVACESEPGPVARLKDFIGGDSRAAVHQRDGFAAVYAFVPPKERRGLVFMDPPFEDPDELALAAEALNSGLRKWPTGTYALWYPIKGRSQINKLRKLVVAEVPTFCVEFLAYAKSQEGLIGSGVVIFNPPWQYEKDVHAICKALQPIFEGTGSGYSTEWWVRPS; via the coding sequence ATGAACTACCGTCACGAGTTTCACGCAGGCAATCATTCGGAGGTCTTCAAACATGCCTTGCTGTGCGCGCTGATCGACCGGCTTCAGTTGAAGCCGAGGCCAATCTGCGTGGTCGATACGCATGCCGGATCCGGCCTGTATGACCTCGAGTCACCTGAGGCCGCAATGACAGGCGAGGCCGATCGCGGGATCCGCCTCGTCTATCCGAAGCGGACGCGGGCCCTGCAGAGATATCTCGGAGTCGTCGAACACTTCAATCCAGACCGGCTGCGGTTCTATCCAGGTTCACCGGCGATCGTTCGTCATATGCTCCGCCGCGACGACCGCTTGGTCGCCTGCGAGTCGGAACCCGGACCGGTCGCGCGCCTCAAGGATTTCATAGGGGGCGACAGCCGCGCAGCTGTCCACCAGCGAGATGGCTTCGCCGCGGTTTATGCCTTCGTTCCGCCCAAAGAACGGCGAGGCCTCGTCTTCATGGACCCCCCCTTCGAGGATCCGGACGAACTCGCCCTCGCGGCCGAGGCGCTCAATTCCGGGCTCCGCAAATGGCCGACAGGGACCTATGCCCTCTGGTACCCGATCAAAGGACGCAGTCAAATCAACAAGCTCAGGAAGCTCGTCGTCGCGGAAGTCCCGACGTTCTGCGTCGAGTTTCTCGCCTATGCGAAGAGCCAGGAAGGGCTGATCGGGAGCGGCGTCGTCATCTTCAATCCACCTTGGCAATACGAAAAGGACGTGCACGCCATATGTAAGGCCCTTCAGCCGATCTTCGAGGGGACCGGTTCCGGATACTCGACCGAGTGGTGGGTCAGGCCGAGCTGA
- a CDS encoding adenylosuccinate synthetase, with amino-acid sequence MPVSVVVGGQYGSEGKGKVALALAREKAAHCVVRVGGTNSGHTIIDERGEPRSFRQLPASVFAKDTIAVLPPGALIDVDIFEKEVAELGLGPDRVKVSPFASLISPEDREKERSTGLVDRIGSTGSGTGAALVRRIDRGSAVRLAKGEPRLHPYIDDTARMMRDVLTKNERIVIEGSQGFGLSVLHGGFYPHATSRDTTAAAFVSEAGLSPFDVDEIVLVLRAHPIRVAGTSGPLEDEMSWKDLAAEAGLSEDYQELTTATKKVRRVGRFEVDVVRRAIAANQPTSIVLNHLDYVDRAHGRDKRSGLAREFLLRVESSIGASITMVGFGPDSLVPRSEFEKDGRTHPTSRHSLRAV; translated from the coding sequence ATGCCTGTCTCAGTAGTCGTAGGCGGTCAATACGGATCGGAAGGAAAAGGCAAGGTCGCGCTCGCGCTCGCTCGCGAGAAGGCCGCACATTGCGTCGTCCGTGTCGGCGGCACGAATTCGGGGCATACTATCATCGACGAACGAGGAGAGCCTCGTTCCTTCCGTCAGTTGCCTGCCTCCGTCTTCGCGAAAGACACCATCGCGGTGCTCCCGCCCGGAGCCCTCATCGACGTCGACATATTCGAGAAAGAAGTCGCCGAACTCGGGTTGGGGCCCGACCGTGTCAAGGTCAGCCCGTTCGCTAGTCTGATCTCTCCGGAAGATCGCGAGAAGGAAAGGTCGACCGGGCTCGTTGATAGGATCGGCTCTACCGGTTCGGGAACAGGTGCCGCCCTCGTACGTCGCATCGACCGCGGTTCGGCCGTCCGCTTGGCGAAGGGGGAGCCGAGGCTGCACCCATACATCGACGACACGGCTCGTATGATGCGCGACGTTCTGACGAAGAACGAGCGCATCGTCATCGAAGGATCGCAGGGATTCGGACTTTCGGTGCTCCACGGAGGCTTCTACCCGCACGCGACCAGCCGGGATACGACGGCCGCAGCTTTCGTATCGGAAGCCGGTCTGAGTCCGTTCGACGTCGACGAAATCGTGCTCGTCTTACGCGCTCATCCGATCCGGGTGGCGGGTACGTCTGGCCCGCTCGAGGACGAGATGAGTTGGAAGGACCTCGCGGCCGAAGCCGGTTTGTCCGAGGACTACCAGGAACTCACCACCGCGACCAAAAAAGTGAGGCGTGTCGGCCGCTTCGAGGTCGACGTGGTGCGAAGGGCTATCGCCGCCAACCAGCCGACGTCGATCGTCTTGAACCACCTGGATTATGTCGATCGTGCTCATGGCCGGGACAAGCGAAGTGGACTTGCGCGCGAGTTTCTCCTCCGCGTGGAGTCGTCGATTGGAGCGTCGATCACGATGGTCGGCTTCGGACCTGATTCCTTGGTGCCGCGATCCGAGTTCGAGAAGGACGGCCGAACTCATCCGACTTCGAGACATTCCCTCAGGGCCGTCTGA
- a CDS encoding ribonuclease H-like domain-containing protein produces MFSLFDAEGGSKPPTSRTQAVQSARKSAPPDVNLSPILSREARVLFLDVETTGLSWFYDEITIIGWAIDGAYKVLVKGEDPAPLLRDLASATVLVTFNGTLFDLRFLQKTFGELVLPAVHVDLRYLSRRVGLAGGQKNIERELRIDFRSDLEDVDGAAAVLLWHDYLRGSLPALQKLILYNRSDVLGMAAILDIVMARLNLQRDFWLQPQAFEEIARRIFGEPVPLISDRSLRPAVTFRSFASIFSDTAAERARIVGIDLTGSEKRGSGWCVLEGANAETLTVHTDEEMVGRIIALTPDLVSIDSPLSLPFGRTVVTDDDPGRKQYGIMRKCERELKRRGVNVYPALLPSMQGLTRRGMLLAARIRSEGIAVIESYPGAAQDIMAIPRKGAGIEYLKRGLSDFGIEGSYISEEVTHDELDAITAALVGSFFLAGKYEALSGPTEGALIVPRLTDGVDAPLVLGISGRICSGKTTAARMLEEQGFAYTRFSLVIDDEIKEAGETPDRAMRQQFGERIHREKGQRWLCERVLRRVEGQSLIVIDGLRFPEDRAYFVETFGARFVHLHISAPDDVRRARYAEDAAVSFEAADGQPVEAGIAPLAKLARIQLKNEGSLSELKQSLDQLLLEISKSGKCLSQ; encoded by the coding sequence TTGTTTTCATTATTCGATGCGGAGGGGGGCAGCAAGCCGCCGACCTCGCGGACGCAAGCGGTCCAATCTGCCCGCAAGAGTGCTCCGCCGGACGTCAACTTGTCGCCGATTCTCTCGCGGGAAGCTCGGGTCCTGTTCCTTGACGTCGAGACTACCGGCCTCAGCTGGTTCTACGACGAGATCACGATCATCGGTTGGGCGATCGATGGCGCATACAAAGTCTTGGTGAAGGGCGAAGATCCGGCGCCGTTGCTACGGGATCTCGCCTCCGCCACCGTCCTGGTAACGTTCAACGGCACTCTTTTCGATCTTCGATTTCTGCAGAAGACCTTCGGCGAGCTCGTGCTGCCGGCGGTTCACGTCGATCTGCGCTACCTTTCGCGCCGGGTGGGACTGGCTGGCGGACAGAAGAACATCGAGAGAGAGCTCAGGATCGACTTCCGGAGCGATCTCGAAGACGTCGACGGTGCCGCAGCCGTGCTTCTCTGGCACGACTATTTGCGCGGAAGTCTACCTGCGCTGCAGAAGCTCATCCTGTACAATCGCAGCGACGTTCTAGGGATGGCTGCCATCCTGGACATCGTGATGGCTCGGCTCAATCTGCAGCGCGATTTTTGGCTTCAGCCTCAGGCGTTCGAGGAAATCGCCCGGCGCATATTCGGCGAACCGGTGCCGCTGATCTCGGATCGGTCGCTCCGACCCGCCGTGACGTTCCGCAGTTTCGCGTCGATCTTCTCCGACACCGCTGCCGAGCGCGCCCGGATCGTCGGCATCGATCTGACGGGTTCGGAAAAGCGGGGCTCCGGGTGGTGCGTGCTGGAGGGCGCGAACGCCGAAACACTCACGGTACATACTGATGAGGAAATGGTTGGTCGGATTATCGCCCTCACGCCGGATCTGGTCTCCATCGATTCTCCGCTCTCGCTTCCGTTCGGACGTACGGTGGTGACCGACGACGATCCGGGACGCAAGCAGTACGGCATCATGCGCAAGTGCGAGCGCGAGTTGAAGCGGCGCGGCGTCAACGTTTATCCTGCGCTGCTGCCGAGCATGCAGGGACTGACTCGCCGCGGAATGCTGCTTGCGGCTAGGATCCGAAGCGAAGGAATCGCCGTCATCGAGAGCTATCCGGGCGCGGCTCAGGACATCATGGCCATTCCCCGCAAGGGGGCTGGCATCGAATACTTGAAGCGCGGACTATCCGACTTCGGCATCGAAGGATCATATATCTCGGAAGAGGTCACGCATGACGAGCTCGACGCCATTACGGCGGCGTTGGTCGGCTCGTTCTTCCTTGCGGGCAAGTATGAAGCGCTCAGCGGTCCGACCGAGGGTGCTTTGATCGTGCCGAGGCTAACCGACGGCGTCGATGCTCCTCTCGTCTTGGGCATAAGCGGGCGCATCTGCTCCGGAAAGACCACCGCCGCAAGGATGCTGGAAGAGCAAGGCTTCGCCTATACGCGCTTCAGCCTGGTCATCGACGACGAGATCAAGGAGGCGGGAGAAACTCCCGATCGCGCGATGCGTCAGCAGTTCGGTGAACGGATACATCGCGAGAAGGGCCAGAGATGGCTCTGCGAGCGCGTTCTTCGGCGTGTCGAAGGCCAGAGCCTGATCGTGATCGATGGGCTTCGTTTTCCCGAGGATCGAGCCTATTTCGTGGAGACGTTCGGTGCTCGTTTCGTTCATCTCCACATCTCCGCCCCGGACGATGTCCGCCGCGCCAGATATGCGGAGGATGCGGCCGTTTCGTTCGAGGCGGCGGATGGCCAGCCGGTCGAAGCCGGCATCGCACCGCTCGCGAAGTTGGCTCGGATACAACTAAAGAACGAAGGAAGTCTGTCTGAGTTGAAGCAGTCGCTTGATCAGCTTCTTTTGGAGATCTCGAAGAGCGGCAAATGCCTGTCTCAGTAG
- a CDS encoding three-Cys-motif partner protein TcmP codes for MSGQYAWKLGERPPVLGEHSLAKHEIFEHYVKIYIDRVTRTPSQTMLNLTIVDGFCGGGLYRSGSREVDGSPLRLLKAVEAVDEALGAARAKGFDLRVDFFFIDEKRHHIDFLDDVLRKRGYGSRIGRDVFIRRATFQEALPEVVAHIRKKGTAQRSLFFLDQYGWSDVALWIMREIMSSIEKPEILLTFAVDALIDFLSEKTNETQALLNVELDREDVRALTGLRDDDGWRYLIQNGLYRHIRDRAGARFYTPFFIRSVEAHRSYWLLHLSKHRQARDEMGKLHWRLNNHFQHHGGAGFHALGFDPSKDLRQGMLTFMFDDDARRRSEAAVLEQLPPMIHSASRAGRGLLVEELFAGNCNDTPVTSEILQKQLIFLRDEGELTIVAPDGSKKPRAKTIGWEDRLFLPDERSLFSKLGF; via the coding sequence ATGAGCGGACAGTACGCCTGGAAGCTGGGTGAGCGCCCTCCCGTCCTGGGAGAGCATAGCCTCGCGAAGCACGAAATCTTCGAACACTACGTGAAGATTTACATCGATCGCGTCACGCGGACGCCGAGCCAGACGATGCTCAATCTGACCATCGTCGATGGCTTCTGCGGCGGCGGCCTTTATCGATCGGGATCGAGAGAGGTGGACGGATCGCCCCTACGGCTTTTGAAGGCCGTCGAGGCCGTCGATGAGGCGCTGGGAGCCGCTCGCGCCAAGGGGTTCGATCTAAGGGTCGATTTTTTCTTCATCGACGAAAAGCGTCATCACATCGACTTCCTTGATGACGTGCTTCGCAAGCGCGGGTACGGCTCGAGGATTGGTCGGGATGTTTTCATCCGGCGAGCCACCTTCCAGGAAGCGCTTCCCGAGGTCGTGGCCCACATCCGCAAAAAGGGCACTGCGCAGCGGTCGCTGTTCTTCCTCGATCAATACGGTTGGAGCGACGTCGCCCTCTGGATCATGCGCGAGATCATGAGCTCGATCGAAAAGCCGGAAATCCTCCTGACCTTCGCCGTGGACGCCCTCATCGATTTCCTATCGGAAAAGACAAACGAGACGCAAGCGCTCCTCAACGTCGAACTCGACAGGGAAGATGTCCGCGCGTTAACGGGCCTACGCGACGACGATGGTTGGCGCTATCTGATCCAGAACGGTCTCTATCGCCACATCCGCGATCGGGCCGGCGCTCGGTTCTACACTCCCTTCTTCATTCGCTCAGTGGAGGCTCACCGGTCGTACTGGCTTTTGCACCTGTCCAAGCACCGGCAGGCGCGGGACGAAATGGGAAAGCTGCATTGGCGGCTGAACAACCACTTCCAACATCACGGGGGTGCGGGTTTCCATGCTCTTGGCTTCGATCCGTCGAAGGATCTGCGACAAGGCATGCTCACATTCATGTTCGACGACGATGCACGGAGGCGCTCAGAGGCGGCGGTTCTGGAGCAGTTGCCGCCCATGATCCATTCTGCGAGCAGGGCGGGACGCGGTCTTCTCGTGGAGGAGCTGTTCGCCGGCAATTGCAACGACACGCCTGTGACTTCGGAAATCCTCCAGAAGCAACTCATTTTCCTTCGCGACGAGGGCGAATTGACGATCGTCGCGCCCGACGGATCGAAGAAACCCAGAGCGAAGACGATAGGGTGGGAGGACCGTTTGTTTTTGCCGGATGAAAGATCGTTGTTCAGCAAACTGGGTTTTTGA
- a CDS encoding phage Gp37/Gp68 family protein has translation MAETQIEWTDATWNPVAGCSIVSAGCTNCYAMEMAKRLQAMGVPKYKGLTRRSGRRTVWNGVVREDPDALEIPLRWRKPRKIFVNSMSDLFHERVSDAFILRVWDVMGRTPHHHYQILSKRPERMGELIEAKIGKVLPNVWLGTSVENADVVNRIDHLRSIPAAIRFISFEPLIGSVGMVNLRGIDWAIVGGESGRSARPIREEWIDEIFDRCAAYHTAFFFKQWGTWGKDNRRRSKKANGRIYRDQVWDEMPRSVSFS, from the coding sequence ATGGCCGAGACACAGATCGAATGGACCGATGCCACCTGGAATCCTGTAGCCGGATGTTCGATCGTCAGTGCCGGCTGCACCAACTGCTACGCCATGGAGATGGCGAAGCGACTTCAGGCGATGGGCGTCCCCAAATACAAGGGGCTTACGCGCCGTAGCGGGAGGAGGACTGTTTGGAACGGCGTCGTCCGAGAGGATCCGGACGCGCTTGAGATTCCTCTGCGCTGGCGGAAGCCCCGCAAGATATTCGTCAACTCTATGTCGGACCTATTCCACGAGCGCGTCTCCGACGCCTTCATCCTAAGGGTTTGGGACGTCATGGGTCGCACACCACATCACCACTACCAGATTCTCAGTAAGCGGCCCGAACGCATGGGTGAATTGATCGAAGCGAAGATCGGCAAGGTGTTACCGAACGTCTGGCTCGGCACCAGCGTCGAAAACGCGGACGTGGTCAACCGTATCGATCATCTGAGATCCATTCCGGCAGCGATCCGCTTCATATCGTTCGAACCGCTGATCGGTTCGGTCGGCATGGTGAACTTGAGAGGAATCGATTGGGCTATCGTCGGGGGCGAGAGCGGCAGGTCGGCCCGGCCGATCCGCGAAGAGTGGATCGATGAGATCTTCGACCGCTGCGCAGCGTATCATACAGCGTTCTTCTTCAAGCAATGGGGCACGTGGGGGAAGGACAACAGGCGCCGCTCAAAGAAGGCCAATGGACGGATCTACCGCGACCAGGTCTGGGACGAGATGCCTCGGTCCGTATCGTTCTCCTGA